Below is a genomic region from Burkholderia pseudomultivorans.
GTCTCGCCGCGTGGTTCCAGAGCTTTCGCGTGATCGAGCGCGAGCCGCGCGCGCAGCGCGTCGCGCTGCAGCTCGTCGCGGTCGTGAAGCTCACGCGCACCGCGCTGCTCTACTCCGATCCCGACCTGCGCCGCGCGCTGCTGCAGGATCTCGAGAGCAACGAGGGCGTGCGCGTTTACCCGCGCGAGAAGACCGACAAGTTCAAGCTGCAGCCCGACGAATCGCTGAACCGGCTGATCGAACACGACATCCGCAGCCGCCTCGGCGACGATACCGTGATCGCGCAGTCGGTCAACGACATCCCGGGCGTGTGGATCAGCTTCAAGATCGACGACGACGACTACTGGGTCGCGCTCGACCGCGACCAGCTCGACAACGTCACGGGCCTGCAGTGGGCCGGCTGGGGGCTGTTCGCGCTCGCGCTGTCGCTGTTCGGCTCCGCGTTCATCACGAGCCTCGTGAACCGGCCGTTCTCGCGGCTGGCGCTCGCCGCGCGCCAGGTCGGCTCGGGTCAGGCGCCCGAGCCGCTGCCCGAGCGCGGGATGGGCGTCGCGGCCGAAACCAACCGCAGCTTCAACCAGATGGTGCGCGACCTCGAGCAGCTCGAAGCCGACCGCGCGCTGATGCTCGCGGGCATTTCGCACGACCTGCGCACGCCGCTCGCGCGGCTGCGCCTCGAAACCGAGATGAGCCCGTCGGACCAGGCGACCAAGGACGCGATGGTCGACGACATCGAGCAGATGGATCGCATCATCGCGGCGTTCATCGACTACGCGCGCCCGACCCAGCGCAAGCCCGAGCCGGTCGACCTGTCGTCGATCGCGCATGAAGTCGCCGCACGCGTGGCCGGCGAGGACGGCGTCGAGATCCGCACGCAGCTCGCGCCGACCGCGATCATCGAAGCCGACGAAACCGACATGCGCCGCGTGATCGGCAACCTCGTCGAGAACGCGCGCAAGTACGGCCAGAGCAAGCAGGACGGCGTCTCGCGCATCACGCTGGAGACGCGCGTGTCGCACGCGCGCGTCGAGCTGTCGGTCAGCGACGAGGGCCCCGGCATCCCCGAGGACCAGCTCCCGCTGGTGATGCGCCCGTTCTATCGCGTCGACACCGCGCGCACCAAGGCGGACGGCACCGGTCTCGGGATGGCGATCGTGCTGCGCCTGGTCGGGCGCTATCGCGGCGCGCTGCGCCTGCGCAACCGCAGCCCCGAAGCGGGCCTCGAAGTCACGCTCGAATTCCCCGGCGCCGGCAAGACGCGTGCGACCGCGTGACGCGAGCGCGCACGCCGCTTGCGCGTCACACTATCGGCACGGTTGAAAAAAACTATGGGGGCGCTTAGTCAAAATCTATTGAAGCGCTTAGTCAATAGTGTTAGAGTGTTCCCCATGCTGTCACATGATCGTTGCAGCAACGAGGTAGCTTGACTCAGTCTTCTTCCCAACACACACAGGAGTATCCGCATGAAAACCGTTGGCGACAAACTCGAAGCTTTCACCGTCGTAGCCGCGAAGCCGGGCTTCAACAACCACGAGGAAAACGGCCAGTCGGCGTTCGAGACCGTCACCGAAGCGTCGTTCCCGGGCAAGTGGAAGATCATCTACTTCTATCCGAAGGATTTCACGTTCGTGTGCCCGACGGAAATCGTCGAGTTCGCGAAGCTCGCGAAGCAGTTCGAAGAGCGCGACGCCGTCCTGCTCGGCGGCAGCTCGGACAACGAATTCGTCAAGCTCGCATGGCGCCGTGAACACAAGGACCTCGACAAGCTGAACCACTACTCGTTCGGCGACGTCAAGGGCGAGCTGATCGACCAGCTCGGCGTGCGCGACAAGGAAGCCGGCGTGGCCCTGCGCGCGACGTTCATCGTCGACCCGGACAACACGATCCAGCACGTTTCGGTGAACAACCTGAACGTCGGCCGCAGCCCGGAAGAAGTCCTGCGTATTCTCGACGGCCTGCAGACGGACGAACTGTGCCCGTGCAACCGTGCAGTCGGCGGCGCAACGCTGTAAGCGCATCGATGCACGAAGCCCGCGGCGCACGTCCTGCCTGCGGGCTTTTTTAACGGCCAACCCATAGGAGATATCAATGGAATTCATCGACTCGATTAAGGCACGTATCCCCGACTATGCGAAGGACATTCGCCTGAACCTCGACGGCACGATCTCGCGCTCGTCGCTCGAAGGCAACGACGCGGTCGGCGTGGCGCTCGCGGCGGCGGTCGCGGCGAAGAGCACGGTGCTCGTGAAGACGATCCGCGAAGCCGGCGTGCTGTCGCCCGAGGAAACGCATGCCGCGCTGACGGCGGCCGCGCTGATGGGGATGAACAACACGTGGTATCCGTATGTCGAGATGGCCGACGATGCCGATCTGAAGACGCAGCGCGCCGAGCTGCGGATGGGTGCGTATGCGTCGCACGGCGGCGTCGACAAGCGCCGCTTCGAGATGTACGCGCTCGCCGCGTCGATCGTCGGCAAGTGCCACTTCTGCGTGAAGTCGCACTACGCGCTGCTGAAGAACGAGCAAGGCATGACGGTCACGCAGCTGCGCGACGTCGGCCGCATCGCATCGGTGATCAACGCCGCTGCGCAGGTGATCGCCGCCGAAGGCGAATAAGCGGCCGCGCGGCGCGACCGGCCGGGCCGCCCCTGCCGCCTCTGTCGCGCGCGACGTTGCAGCAAGAAAATGCCACGCAATTGCGTGGCATTTCTCGTTTGATCGGCCGCGCGGCGCGCGCCGCCCCGCCGCCCGTTAAGCGGCCGGCTTCACCAGCAGCGCGGCGGCCTGCGCCTCGATGCCCTCGCCGCGGCCCAGATAGCCGAGCTTCTCGTTGGTCTTCGCCTTCACGTTCACGCGATCGAGCGGCAGCCCGAGATCGGCGGCGATGTTCGCGCGCATGCCCTCGATATGCGGCGCGAGCTTCGGCGCCTGCGCGATCACGGTGCTGTCGACGTTCTGGATCGCGAAGCCGGCCGCCTTCACGCGCGCGACGCACTCGCGCAGCAGCACGCGGCTGTCCGCGCCCTTGAACGCCGCGTCGGTGTCGGAGAAATGGCGGCCGATGTCGCCGAGCGCCGCCGCGCCGAACAGCGCGTCGGTGATCGCGTGCAGCAGCACGTCCGCGTCCGAGTGGCCGAGCAGGCCGCGCTCGTACGGGATCGTCACGCCGCCGATGATGAGCGGGCGCCCGGGGACGAGCTGGTGCACGTCGTAGCCTTGTCCGATTCTGAAATCCATGCGTGTTCCGATTGAGATGAAGTGAAAGTCAGGACGCGTTCGCCGGACGCGCGAGAATCGCTTCCGCGAGCGCGAAGTCTTCCGGATAGGTGACCTTGAAGTTGCGCAGGCTGCCCTGCACGACGCGCGGCGTATGGCCCGCCCATTCGATCGCGCTCGCCTCGTCGGTCAGGTCGTGGCCTTCGCGCTGCGCGCGCAGGATCGCTTCGCGCAGCATGCCGATGCGGAACATCTGCGGCGTCTGCGCCTGCCACAGCGCGTCGCGCGACTCGGTGCGCGCGATCGCGTCGCCGCCGGCCGGCACGCGCTTGAGCGTATCGGCCACCGGCAGCGCGACGATGCCGCCGACCGGATCGTCCTTCAACGCCGCGACCAGCGTGCGGATCAGCTCCGGCGTGATCCCCGGGCGCGCCGCGTCGTGCACGAGCACCCAGTCGCGGTCGGTCGCGCCGAATTCGGCCAGTTCGAGCAATCCATTGAGCACCGACGCCTGCCGCGACGCGCCGCCGCAGCGCCGCACCGCGAAGCGCAGGCCCGCGAAGCGGCGCGCATCGAAATGCGTATCGTCGGGCGCGAGGACGACGAGCGTCTGCGCGAATTCGCTGCACGCGTCGAATGCGGCGAGCGTGTAATGGAGCAGCGCGCGGCCGGCCAGCGTGCGGTATTGCTTCGGCACGGCCGAGCCGGAGCGGCTGCCCGTGCCGGCACAGGGAATCAGGGCGAAGAGTCGGGGAGTCACGAAGGGAAACGCCGGAAAGATGAAATCGAGAAGCGGATTTTATAATAGGTCTTTCGTCTCGACCGGCGCACCGCGATGCGCCCGCGCACGCCACCCCAGCCGTCCCTATGCCAGACAACGCTTCCACCTCGCCCGTTCCGCGCGTCAAGCCCGGCCAGCGCTTCGCCTTCGATGGCGCGCACGGTTCCGCCGACGCGCTCGCCATCGCCCGCTATCTCGCCGACAACCGCCACGACGTGCCGCTGCTCGCGGTCATCTGCGCGAACGCGGTCGACGCGCAGCGGCTCTCGCAGGAAATCCGCTATTTCTCGCCCGACGCGCGCGTGCGCCTGCTGCCGGACTGGGAAACGCTGCCGTACGACACGTTCTCGCCGCACCAGGATCTCGTGTCCGAGCGTCTCGCGACGCTGCACGACCTCGGCGAAGGCCGCTGCGACATCCTGCTGGTGCCCGCGACGACCGCGCTGTACCGGATGCCGCCCGCGTCGTTCATGGCCGCCTACACGTTCGCGTTCGCGCAGGGCGAGCGGCTCGACGAGGCGAAGCTGAAGGCGCAGCTGACGCTGGCCGGCTACGAGCACGTGAGCCAGGTCGTGCGGCCCGGCGAATACTGCGTGCGCGGCTCGCTGATCGACCTGTTCCCGATGGGCTCGCCGCTGCCGTACCGGATCGACCTGTTCGACGACCAGGTCGACTCGATCCGCGCGTTCGATCCCGACACACAGCGCAGCCTCTACCCGGTGCGCGACGTGCGCCTGCTGCCCGGCCGCGAGTTTCCGTTCGACGAAGCCGCGCGCACGGCCTTCCGCAGCCGCTGGCGCGAAACCTTCGAAGGCGACCCGAGCCGCGCGCCGATCTACAAGGACATCGGCAACGGCGTGCCGTCGGCCGGCATCGAGTACTACCTGCCGCTGTTCTTCGACGAAACCGCGACGCTGTTCCACTACCTGCCGCAGAATGCGCACCTCGTATTTACCGGCGATCTCGACGCGTCGATCCGGCGCTTCACCGCCGACACGCGCCAGCGCCACGCGTTCCTGTCGCACGACCGCGAGCGGCCGATCCTCGAGCCGCAGCGGCTGTTCCTGTCCGACGAGGACTTCTTCACGCTCGCCAAGCCGTTCGCGCGCGTCGTGCTGCCCGCGCAGCCGGCGGGCGGCTGGGCGACCGCACTGCCCGACCTGTCGGTCGACCGTCATGCCGACGATCCGCTCGCCGCGCTGCGCACCTTCGTCGAAACCTCGGGCAAGCGCGTGCTGCTGACCGTCGAGTCGGCCGGCCGCCGCGAGACGATCCTGCAGCTGCTCGCCGAGCATCAGCTGCGCCCCGCCGCGAACGATCACTTCGCGGGCTGGCTCGAAAGCGACGCGCGCTTCGCGCTCGGCGTCGCGCCGCTCGCGAGCGGCTTCGCGGTGCCGGGCGAAGGCTACGCGGTCGTCACCGAGACCGAGCTGTA
It encodes:
- a CDS encoding ATP-binding protein, which gives rise to MRIDRRLLQLAFGGLFWRTFLLIALLISVSLAAWFQSFRVIEREPRAQRVALQLVAVVKLTRTALLYSDPDLRRALLQDLESNEGVRVYPREKTDKFKLQPDESLNRLIEHDIRSRLGDDTVIAQSVNDIPGVWISFKIDDDDYWVALDRDQLDNVTGLQWAGWGLFALALSLFGSAFITSLVNRPFSRLALAARQVGSGQAPEPLPERGMGVAAETNRSFNQMVRDLEQLEADRALMLAGISHDLRTPLARLRLETEMSPSDQATKDAMVDDIEQMDRIIAAFIDYARPTQRKPEPVDLSSIAHEVAARVAGEDGVEIRTQLAPTAIIEADETDMRRVIGNLVENARKYGQSKQDGVSRITLETRVSHARVELSVSDEGPGIPEDQLPLVMRPFYRVDTARTKADGTGLGMAIVLRLVGRYRGALRLRNRSPEAGLEVTLEFPGAGKTRATA
- a CDS encoding peroxiredoxin; translation: MKTVGDKLEAFTVVAAKPGFNNHEENGQSAFETVTEASFPGKWKIIYFYPKDFTFVCPTEIVEFAKLAKQFEERDAVLLGGSSDNEFVKLAWRREHKDLDKLNHYSFGDVKGELIDQLGVRDKEAGVALRATFIVDPDNTIQHVSVNNLNVGRSPEEVLRILDGLQTDELCPCNRAVGGATL
- a CDS encoding carboxymuconolactone decarboxylase family protein, producing the protein MEFIDSIKARIPDYAKDIRLNLDGTISRSSLEGNDAVGVALAAAVAAKSTVLVKTIREAGVLSPEETHAALTAAALMGMNNTWYPYVEMADDADLKTQRAELRMGAYASHGGVDKRRFEMYALAASIVGKCHFCVKSHYALLKNEQGMTVTQLRDVGRIASVINAAAQVIAAEGE
- the ispF gene encoding 2-C-methyl-D-erythritol 2,4-cyclodiphosphate synthase — translated: MDFRIGQGYDVHQLVPGRPLIIGGVTIPYERGLLGHSDADVLLHAITDALFGAAALGDIGRHFSDTDAAFKGADSRVLLRECVARVKAAGFAIQNVDSTVIAQAPKLAPHIEGMRANIAADLGLPLDRVNVKAKTNEKLGYLGRGEGIEAQAAALLVKPAA
- the ispD gene encoding 2-C-methyl-D-erythritol 4-phosphate cytidylyltransferase, which translates into the protein MTPRLFALIPCAGTGSRSGSAVPKQYRTLAGRALLHYTLAAFDACSEFAQTLVVLAPDDTHFDARRFAGLRFAVRRCGGASRQASVLNGLLELAEFGATDRDWVLVHDAARPGITPELIRTLVAALKDDPVGGIVALPVADTLKRVPAGGDAIARTESRDALWQAQTPQMFRIGMLREAILRAQREGHDLTDEASAIEWAGHTPRVVQGSLRNFKVTYPEDFALAEAILARPANAS